In Erigeron canadensis isolate Cc75 chromosome 1, C_canadensis_v1, whole genome shotgun sequence, a single window of DNA contains:
- the LOC122585521 gene encoding zinc finger protein CONSTANS-LIKE 6-like, protein MVSSEKKLANVIGGKTARACDSCIRKRARWYCAADDAFLCQFCDTLVHSANPLARGHERVRLNISSLNVSSLEIQTPTWQRGITKKSRTPRGKNNNKHASHGSPKSQKSCMKLNTLHIVPESESDELTILDSDERLPYDRVPEYDPFSGELSFSMEFHDMAAVSTEHAGTHYNKLPNLTSPAKTKYDESEDSYHLNSLILPSDLELAEFAADVESLLGNNNLDEEESFHMEALGMLDCRLNDSLKVEEEVQLSLDYDHSPVVCEDEERKVDGMDIIHIGVVVKSEDEKCEVVCDEHANIHDTLSNKDLKMLKLDYEGVIASWDDDRSPWTTGDRPELDPDDCCLDCLGECGKVQHYRCGETGVMMGNPSRVDGGREARVSRYREKRRTRLFSKKIRYQVRKVNAEKRPRMKGRFVKRTSFAV, encoded by the exons ATGGTGTCTTCAGAGAAAAAGCTAGCAAATGTTATCGGTGGCAAGACGGCGAGGGCATGTGATAGTTGCATAAGAAAGCGCGCTCGGTGGTATTGTGCTGCCGATGACGCGTTCTTATGCCAGTTTTGTGACACATTGGTTCATTCGGCGAACCCTTTAGCTCGTGGTCACGAAAGGGTTCGCCTAAATATATCTTCTCTAAACGTTTCTTCGTTAGAGATCCAAACACCAACATGGCAACGAGGTATCACTAAGAAATCTCGAACCCCTCGTggcaaaaataataacaaacatGCATCTCATGGCAGTCCAAAATCACAAAAAAGTTGTATGAAGTTGAATACACTTCACATAGTCCCGGAGAGTGAAAGTGATGAATTGACCATCCTAGATTCGGATGAACGACTTCCCTATGATCGGGTACCAGAGTATGATCCTTTTTCGGGCGAGCTTTCTTTTTCAATGGAATTTCACGATATGGCAGCGGTTTCCACCGAACATGCAGGGactcactacaacaaattacCCAATT tGACCAGTCcagcaaaaacaaaatatgatGAATCTGAAGATTCATATCACTTGAATAGTTTGATACTTCCGTCGGATTTGGAGCTAGCTGAATTTGCTGCTGATGTTGAAAGCTTATTAGGAAATAATAATCTTGATGAAGAAGAGTCTTTTCATATGGAAGCACTAGGAATGTTGGATTGTAGATTAAACGATTCATTGAAGGTGGAAGAAGAGGTCCAATTGAGTTTGGATTATGATCATTCACCGGTTGTTTGTGAGGATGAAGAGAGGAAGGTGGATGGAATGGACATCATTCACATTGGGGTGGTGGTGAAAAGTGAAGATGAAAAATGCGAAGTAGTTTGTGATGAACATGCTAATATTCATGACACTTTAAGCAATAAAGATTTGAAAATGTTAAAGCTAGATTATGAAGGGGTTATCGCTTCTTGGGATGATGATAGATCTCCATGGACTACGGGTGACAGGCCAGAGTTGGACCCCGATGATTGTTGTCTCGACTGCCTG GGTGAATGTGGAAAAGTGCAACATTATCGTTGTGGAGAGACCGGGGTGATGATGGGGAACCCGAGTAGGGTAGATGGAGGACGAGAAGCAAGAGTATCAAGATACCGTGAGAAAAGAAGAACAAGGTTGTTCTCGAAGAAAATAAGGTATCAAGTAAGAAAAGTGAATGCAGAAAAGAGGCCGAGAATGAAAGGAAGATTTGTTAAGAGGACAAGTTTTGCCGTATAG
- the LOC122592168 gene encoding putative receptor-like protein kinase At3g47110 translates to MSCNGCRVLRKGCDEDCTLRPCLVWITSPESQANATLFLAKFYGRAGLLNLINAGPHHLRPDIFRSLLHEACGRVINPTYGSLGLIWSGNWEQCQAAVESVLQGSTIMRLNTNNNNHDYVASQNSVMPLEGCDIRHLSKDPRDEDHREKMRKRFKRPRGGSSSTCGGGETDANRAHSHDSLSAETVEASLLDQVDQKKSDCDPNGALISWNSSSHFCNWSGVSCGKHHRRVTVIQIESGGLQGSLSPHVGNLSFLRVLSLSNNSFHGTIPHELGQLSRLRILYLYENKFSGVIPTNLSRCFNLEALSLGGNKLVGIISMEISFLSNLILLSVNDNNLTGGISPFLGNLTSLEVFSIPGNPLGGSIPDTLSCLKSLSLFYASECNLHGTIPRSIYNLSLLTRISLSVNRLTGNLPLKIGSMLPNLQGIQLRDNQFSGLLPPSMSNCSKLEYLETSYNNFSGKLTIDFANLKDISYISLQNNNFNGGGDPNEMKIIDSLGNCSKLEELALGSCNFQGVVPASIGNLSNQLSRLSLERNQLYGSLPSSIGNLVGLTALGLSTNRFTGKIPSTIGMLRKLQGAYLDENQFTGPIPSAIGNLSILNLIYLSSNILEGDIPPTIGNCYQLQGLALQNNKLNGKIPKQLFQLTSLFFLYLSYNNLSGSLPTEVQNLKSLNDLIISYNHISGSIPSSLGGCTSLSYLYINDNFFEGIVPPSLSSIKGVERIDLSHNILSGQIPQFLERFSLEYLNLSFNNFEGEVPVKGVFANASAFSIWGNNRLCGGLVELRLPKCKMAKKHHKRFPLFIILILVSCTLFSILFFVGAWFKKKNNDEPSQSSTNERFLKVSYNQLLKATDGFAEANLIGQGSSSSVYKGTLDYDDTLVAVNVLNLQIRGAHKRFIAECETWRSIRHRNLLKIITSCSSVDFKGNDFKALVYEFMPNGSLHDWLHSNANISKLDLFQRINILIDVASALDYLHNQCLPTVVHGDIKPNNILLDNDMMAHVGDFGLAKLFGTNSNQSSSTGVKGTIGYAPPEYGLGSKMTSSGDVYSFGILLLEVMTRKKPIDDIFNEDLSLHKFAHVALLDQVMEVIDGDIVSMQSTEANAPKLEECLASTIKIGVSCSVDSPLQRMNVNNVVHELLHVRHSLQNLEV, encoded by the exons ATGAGTTGCAATGGATGTAGGGTTCTACGCAAAGGATGCGACGAGGATTGCACCCTTCGGCCATGTCTAGTTTGGATCACATCTCCTGAATCACAAGCCAATGCCACCCTCTTTCTTGCCAAGTTTTATGGTCGTGCCGGCCTACTTAATCTAATCAATGCCGGCCCTCATCACCTTCGTCCCG ATATATTTAGATCATTATTGCACGAGGCTTGTGGTAGGGTCATTAACCCAACATATGGTTCGCTCGGATTGATATGGTCCGGTAACTGGGAGCAATGTCAAGCCGCGGTCGAGTCAGTTCTCCAAGGCTCTACAATCATGCGACTTAATACTAATAACAATAACCATGATTATGTTGCATCTCAAAATTCCGTTATGCCACTTGAGGGTTGTGACATACGCCATCTCTCCAAGGATCCTAGAGATGAGGACCACCGCGAGAAGATGCGTAAGAGGTTCAAAAGGCCACGTGGGGGTTCTAGCTCCACCTGTGGTGGTGGTGAGACGGATGCGAACCGAGCTCATAGTCATGACTCCTTGTCTGCTGAGACTGTGGAGGCTAGTTTATTGGACCAGGTTGATCAAAAG AAGAGTGACTGTGATCCAAATGGAGCTCTAATCTCATGGAACTCATCCTCCCATTTCTGTAATTGGAGTGGTGTTTCATGTGGGAAGCACCATAGAAGAGTGACTGTGATACAAATAGAGTCAGGAGGCCTGCAAGGCTCATTGTCTCCTCACGTAGGAAATCTGAGCTTCCTTCGGGTGTTGTCGCTTTCGAACAACAGCTTTCATGGAACCATCCCTCATGAGCTTGGTCAGCTTTCAAGACTACGTATTCTTTATTTGTACGAAAACAAATTCAGCGGAGTCATTCCTACTAACTTGTCTCGTTGTTTTAACCTTGAAGCGCTTTCGCTTGGTGGTAATAAGCTAGTTGGAATCATATCTATGGAGATCAGTTTCCTCTCCAATCTTATTTTACTTTCAGTGAATGATAATAACTTAACTGGAGGAATTTCACCTTTCTTGGGGAATCTTACATCGTTAGAAGTATTCTCTATTCCAGGCAATCCATTGGGTGGGAGCATTCCAGACACCTTAAGTTGCTTGAAAAGCTTAAGCTTATTTTACGCCAGTGAATGTAACTTACATGGAACCATTCCTCGCTCCATTTATAACCTCTCGCTCCTAACAAGAATTTCTTTGTCAGTGAATCGACTTACGGGTAATCTTCCTCTAAAAATTGGGTCAATGCTCCCAAATCTTCAAGGTATTCAATTACGAGACAATCAATTTTCCGGTCTTCTTCCCCCGTCAATGTCTAATTGTTCTAAATTAGAATATCTTGAAACAAGTTACAACAATTTTAGTGGGAAGTTGACGATTGACTTTGCAAATCTAAAAGATATTTCTTATATATCTTTGCAAAATAACAACTTCAATGGAGGTGGAGATCCAAATGAAATGAAGATTATTGATTCTTTGGGAAACTGCAGCAAATTAGAAGAATTGGCCCTTGGTAGTTGCAACTTTCAAGGAGTAGTCCCAGCATCAATCGGTAATCTTTCTAATCAACTCAGTCGTCTGTCTTTAGAAAGAAATCAATTATATGGAAGCCTCCCTTCAAGTATAGGTAATCTAGTTGGCTTGACCGCTTTAGGTTTATCCACAAACCGATTCACAGGAAAAATCCCTTCTACCATCGGCATGCTTCGAAAGCTACAAGGGGCTTATCTAGATGAAAATCAATTTACAGGGCCAATTCCATCTGCAATAGGGAACTTATCAATATTGAATTTGATTTACTTAAGTTCCAACATATTGGAAGGGGATATCCCACCAACTATAGGGAATTGTTATCAGCTCCAGGGGTTGGCCCTTCAGAACAATAAACTAAATGGCAAAATACCTAAACAACTGTTTCAACTTACTTCCCTATTCTTCCTATATCTTTCATATAATAATCTTTCTGGTTCACTTCCAACTGAGGTTCAAAATCTCAAGTCTTTGAATGATCTGATTATATCTTATAATCACATATCGGGTAGCATTCCGAGTAGCTTAGGAGGTTGTACTAGCCTTTCCTACTTATACATCAATGACAACTTTTTTGAAGGAATCGTACCACCGTCATTAAGTTCCATAAAAGGAGTGGAAAGAATCGATCTTTCTCATAACATTTTATCAGGCCAAATTCCTCAGTTTTTAGAACGGTTCTCCTTAGAATATTTGAACCTATCCTTTAACAACTTTGAGGGAGAAGTACCGGTGAAAGGAGTGTTTGCCAATGCAAGTGCATTCTCAATTTGGGGAAACAATAGGCTTTGTGGTGGGTTGGTTGAGTTAAGATTACCCAAATGCAAGATGGCAAAGAAACATCACAAAAGATTCCCATTGTTCATTATACTCATTTTAGTTTCTTGTACGCTATTTtccatattattttttgttggtgcttggtttaaaaagaaaaataatgacGAACCGTCTCAATCATCCACAAATGAAAGGTTCTTAAAAGTTTCGTACAATCAACTCCTCAAGGCTACCGATGGCTTCGCTGAGGCAAACTTGATTGGCCAAGGTAGCTCAAGCTCTGTTTATAAAGGGACCCTTGATTACGACGACACATTAGTTGCAGTAAACGTTCTAAATCTTCAAATTCGGGGAGCTCACAAACGCTTTATAGCAGAGTGTGAAACATGGCGAAGTATTCGACACCGAAATTTGTTGAAGATAATAACTTCATGTTCTAGTGTTGACTTTAAAGGCAACGATTTCAAAGCTTTGGTTTACGAGTTCATGCCAAATGGGAGCTTACATGATTGGTTGCATTCAAATGCAAATATATCTAAATTAGACCTATTTCAAAGAATTAATATTCTCATCGATGTGGCATCTGCACTTGATTATCTTCATAACCAGTGTTTACCTACCGTTGTTCATGGAGACATTAAGCCTAACAATATTCTACTTGATAATGATATGATGGCGCATGTTGGAGACTTTGGTTTGGCTAAACTGTTTGGAACAAATTCAAACCAAAGCAGCTCAACTGGGGTTAAAGGAACAATTGGATATGCACCTCCTG AGTATGGTTTGGGGAGTAAGATGACAAGTAGTGGGGATGTCTACAGCTTTGGAATATTATTACTAGAAGTTATGACGAGGAAAAAGCCGATAGATGACATATTTAACGAAGACCTTAGTCTTCATAAGTTTGCTCATGTGGCCTTGCTAGACCAAGTAATGGAAGTTATTGATGGTGATATTGTTTCCATGCAAAGTACCGAAGCGAATGCACCAAAACTAGAAGAATGTTTGGCTTCAACTATCAAGATTGGAGTATCATGCTCCGTAGATTCCCCATTACAACGTATGAATGTCAACAATGTTGTCCATGAATTGTTGCATGTTCGGCATTCCCTTCAAAATCTTGAG GTCTAA
- the LOC122592178 gene encoding uncharacterized protein LOC122592178: MNRQWNLAYKGIDIPSIRFPLCDNSVESCDHVFGSYEVASYVWAGASSWLQVVLLASHRPAELLQSVDMMHISMEKKRVVEAIVFCGCWSIWKFRNDKVFNKGKQRKEYIIDSTIAYSYLWVSNGIKKKHMSWVEWLSNPLSFV; this comes from the coding sequence ATGAATAGGCAATGGAATTTGGCTTATAAAGGTATAGATATCCCGTCTATTCGCTTCCCCTTGTGTGATAATTCTGTCGAGAGTTGTGATCATGTTTTTGGTTCATATGAGGTCGCTTCTTATGTATGGGCGGGTGCCTCTAGTTGGCTACAAGTTGTTCTTTTGGCTTCACATAGACCAGCTGAGTTGTTACAGTCCGTTGATATGATGCATATTTCCATGGAAAAAAAGCGTGTTGTTGAAGCTATTGTCTTTTGTGGCTGTTGGTCTATTTGGAAGTTTCGTAATGATAAGGTGTTTAACAAGGGGAAGCAAAGAAAGGAGTACATCATCGATAGCACCATTGCCTATTCATACTTGTGGGtatctaatggaattaaaaagAAACACATGTCGTGGGTGGAGTGGCTTTCTAATCCTCTCTCTTTCGTTTAG